One segment of Phaeacidiphilus oryzae TH49 DNA contains the following:
- a CDS encoding maleate cis-trans isomerase family protein, with translation MDITTFGGPVPQRGIGVVAPFDFALDRELWRWTPEEVSLHLTRTPYVPVEVSVDMARLISEHETLQSAVTALDAVRPVSFAYACTSGSFVGGIPHERAMCSSMSRAGRDMPAVTTSGALLEALLELGARRVSVITPYTASLTDALADFLAEAGVEVVSRQYMGLTGEIWKVGYRNVVDLARTADLSEADCLFISCTNLATYDVIPQLEAELRIPVISANQVTMWAALRHIGLRATGDYQSLIDQAAREALGPYLRNRSLPLPPAEPLPSAEPLPPAEPLPATGPAPCEPTLPDPPPAGQPEDPGPASEPNWPEH, from the coding sequence TTGGACATCACCACCTTCGGCGGCCCGGTACCGCAGCGCGGCATCGGCGTCGTCGCCCCGTTCGACTTCGCACTCGACCGGGAGCTCTGGCGGTGGACGCCAGAGGAGGTCTCCCTCCACCTCACCCGCACCCCCTACGTGCCCGTCGAGGTGAGCGTCGACATGGCCCGCCTGATCAGTGAGCACGAGACACTGCAGTCCGCGGTCACCGCCCTGGACGCGGTCCGGCCCGTGTCCTTCGCCTACGCCTGCACCTCGGGCAGCTTCGTCGGGGGCATCCCGCACGAGCGCGCGATGTGCTCCTCGATGAGCCGGGCCGGCCGGGACATGCCGGCCGTCACCACCTCCGGCGCCCTGCTGGAGGCGCTGCTCGAACTGGGGGCCCGCCGGGTGAGCGTGATCACCCCCTACACCGCCTCGCTCACCGACGCGCTGGCGGACTTCCTCGCCGAGGCCGGCGTGGAGGTGGTCAGCCGCCAGTACATGGGGCTGACCGGGGAGATCTGGAAGGTCGGCTACCGCAACGTGGTGGACCTGGCCCGCACCGCGGACCTGTCCGAGGCCGACTGCCTCTTCATCAGCTGCACCAACCTCGCCACCTACGACGTGATCCCGCAGCTGGAGGCCGAGCTGCGGATCCCGGTGATCTCGGCCAACCAGGTCACCATGTGGGCCGCGCTGCGGCACATCGGCCTGCGGGCCACCGGCGACTACCAGTCGCTGATCGACCAGGCGGCCCGCGAGGCCCTCGGCCCGTACCTCCGCAACAGGTCCCTGCCGCTGCCGCCCGCCGAGCCCCTGCCCTCGGCCGAGCCGCTGCCGCCCGCCGAGCCGCTGCCCGCCACCGGCCCGGCGCCGTGCGAGCCAACCCTTCCGGACCCCCCTCCGGCCGGCCAGCCGGAGGATCCGGGTCCGGCATCGGAACCCAACTGGCCCGAGCACTAA
- a CDS encoding D-2-hydroxyacid dehydrogenase → MTKSESLRASSPPREPRAPRVLVLAGEPPPELAGVAAEAELVCIPEERLAAELPAADVLLVWEFGTEALPAAWPEEGGPRWVHTASAGVDRLMFPALTESDVLVTNSRGVFEQPIAEYVAGWVIALAKDFAGTYERQRNRIWEHRVTGRVAGTRAVVVGGGPIGRAVLRTLRALGLRADLVGRTRREDDPELGLVHGFDELVSDEGLLGQADWVVCAAPLTAETDSMFDAAAFSRMKRGARFLNVGRGPLVVEEDLLAALADGRLGGAALDVFREEPLDAGSPLWTAPNLLVSPHMSADTDSWLEDLAEVFADNLARWRAGRPLRNVVDKKLGYVPVAAGAPAPDEEGNR, encoded by the coding sequence GTGACGAAGAGCGAATCCCTCCGTGCGTCCAGCCCTCCGCGCGAGCCCCGGGCCCCGCGGGTGCTGGTACTCGCCGGCGAACCGCCGCCGGAGCTGGCCGGGGTGGCCGCCGAGGCCGAGCTGGTCTGCATCCCCGAGGAGCGGCTCGCCGCCGAGCTCCCGGCCGCCGACGTGCTGCTGGTCTGGGAGTTCGGCACCGAGGCGCTGCCCGCCGCCTGGCCCGAGGAGGGCGGCCCGCGCTGGGTGCACACCGCGAGCGCCGGGGTGGACCGGCTGATGTTCCCGGCGCTGACCGAGTCCGACGTGCTGGTCACCAACTCCCGCGGGGTCTTCGAGCAGCCCATCGCGGAGTACGTGGCCGGCTGGGTGATCGCCCTGGCCAAGGACTTCGCCGGGACCTACGAGCGGCAGCGGAACCGAATCTGGGAGCACCGGGTCACCGGCCGGGTCGCGGGGACGCGGGCGGTGGTCGTCGGCGGCGGGCCGATCGGACGGGCCGTACTGCGGACGCTGCGGGCGCTCGGGCTGCGGGCGGACCTGGTGGGTCGGACCCGCCGGGAGGACGACCCGGAGCTCGGCCTGGTGCACGGATTCGACGAACTCGTGTCTGACGAAGGCCTGTTGGGGCAGGCGGACTGGGTGGTCTGCGCCGCTCCGCTGACCGCGGAGACCGACTCGATGTTCGACGCGGCGGCGTTCTCCCGGATGAAGCGCGGGGCGCGGTTCCTGAACGTCGGCCGCGGCCCGCTGGTCGTCGAGGAGGACCTGCTGGCGGCGCTGGCGGACGGGCGGCTCGGCGGGGCCGCGCTGGACGTCTTCCGCGAGGAGCCGCTGGACGCCGGCAGCCCGCTCTGGACGGCGCCGAACCTGCTGGTCTCGCCGCACATGTCGGCCGACACCGACAGCTGGCTGGAGGACCTCGCCGAGGTCTTCGCGGACAACCTCGCCCGCTGGCGGGCCGGCCGGCCGCTGCGCAACGTCGTGGACAAGAAGCTGGGCTACGTACCGGTCGCGGCCGGCGCGCCGGCCCCGGACGAGGAGGGGAACCGATGA
- a CDS encoding amidase, which produces MTEPYAMTATELVAAYESKELSPVEATASVLDRIEAADPVLNAYCLVEADAAMEEARRSEDRWSRGEPAGLLDGVPVSIKDLLYTRGRPTLRGSLSISAEREWAEDAPSVARMREQGAVFVGKTTTPEFGWKGVTDNPLTGITRNPWNPSTTSGGSSGGSAAAVAAGMAPLSVGTDGGGSVRIPAAFCGIFGMKPTYGRIPLYPASPFGTLAHAGPMARTVEDAALLMDVVTGPDSRDWSALESPRGGYRAAVAEALAMGSLAGLRIAYAPTLAGAEVDPEVAARVEAVAGLLERLGADVETADPGFADPVEAYHTLWFSGAAKVVEQLGPEQFARLDPGLQEICREGAAKSALEYLGAVDERMALGVWMGRFHETYDLLLTPTIPIPAFEAGVEVPPGSGLRRWTGWTPFTYPFNLTQQPAATVPAGLAGGLPVGAQLVAARHGDELVLRASAVLHAALCAEGVVGTGPVG; this is translated from the coding sequence ATGACCGAGCCGTATGCGATGACGGCGACCGAGCTGGTCGCCGCGTACGAGTCCAAGGAGCTCTCGCCGGTCGAGGCCACCGCCTCGGTGCTGGACCGGATCGAGGCCGCGGACCCGGTGCTCAACGCGTACTGCCTGGTCGAGGCGGACGCGGCGATGGAGGAGGCCCGGCGGAGCGAGGACCGGTGGAGCCGCGGGGAGCCGGCGGGGCTGCTGGACGGCGTCCCGGTCTCCATCAAGGACCTGCTGTACACCCGGGGCCGGCCCACCCTGCGGGGCTCGCTGAGCATCTCCGCGGAGCGCGAGTGGGCGGAGGACGCGCCGAGCGTGGCGCGGATGCGGGAGCAGGGGGCGGTCTTCGTCGGCAAGACCACCACCCCGGAGTTCGGCTGGAAGGGCGTCACCGACAACCCGCTGACCGGGATCACCCGCAACCCCTGGAACCCGTCGACCACGTCCGGCGGCTCCTCGGGCGGCAGCGCGGCGGCGGTGGCCGCCGGGATGGCGCCGCTGTCGGTGGGCACCGACGGGGGCGGGTCGGTGCGGATCCCGGCGGCGTTCTGCGGGATCTTCGGGATGAAGCCGACGTACGGTCGGATCCCGCTCTATCCGGCCTCGCCGTTCGGCACCCTCGCGCATGCCGGGCCGATGGCCCGGACCGTCGAGGACGCCGCGCTGCTGATGGACGTGGTGACGGGGCCGGACAGCCGGGACTGGTCGGCGCTGGAGTCGCCGCGCGGGGGGTACCGGGCGGCGGTCGCCGAGGCGCTGGCGATGGGCTCGCTGGCGGGGCTGCGGATCGCCTACGCGCCGACCCTGGCGGGTGCCGAGGTGGACCCGGAGGTCGCTGCCCGGGTGGAAGCGGTCGCGGGGCTGCTGGAGCGGCTGGGCGCGGACGTGGAGACCGCCGACCCGGGGTTCGCCGACCCGGTGGAGGCGTACCACACGCTGTGGTTCTCGGGGGCGGCGAAGGTGGTCGAGCAGCTGGGCCCGGAGCAGTTCGCGCGGCTGGACCCGGGACTGCAGGAGATCTGCCGGGAGGGCGCGGCGAAGAGCGCGCTGGAGTACCTGGGAGCGGTCGACGAGCGGATGGCGCTGGGGGTGTGGATGGGGCGCTTCCACGAGACCTACGACCTGCTGCTGACGCCGACGATCCCGATCCCGGCGTTCGAGGCGGGGGTCGAGGTGCCGCCGGGCAGCGGGCTGCGCCGGTGGACCGGGTGGACGCCGTTCACCTACCCGTTCAACCTCACCCAGCAGCCGGCGGCGACGGTGCCGGCCGGCCTCGCCGGGGGGCTGCCGGTGGGGGCGCAGTTGGTGGCCGCCCGGCATGGGGACGAGCTGGTGCTGCGGGCTTCCGCGGTGCTGCATGCCGCGCTGTGCGCGGAGGGGGTGGTCGGGACGGGGCCGGTCGGCTGA
- a CDS encoding NAD-dependent succinate-semialdehyde dehydrogenase yields MVAAVPDGLFIGGEWRPAASGAEFPVEDPSLARTLRTVADAGAEDAEAAAEAAGAAQEAWAATAPRERGEILRRAYQLLLDRQEDLALLMTLEMGKPLAEARGEVAYAAEFFRWFSEEAVRIEGGYQTSPDGRDRFIVMRRPVGPVLLVTPWNFPLAMGTRKIGPAIAAGCTMIVKPAEQTPLTMLALAAIMTEAGVPAGVLNVLTTNRPGEVVEPLLRGGVIRKLSFTGSTAIGRLLLEQSAQQVLRVSLELGGNAPFIVCADADLDKAVEGAMAAKMRNIGEACTAANRLYVHESVAAEFAERLAARMGALTVGRGTEPGVDVGPLIDEAGRGKVDELVSDAVGRGAKVLTGGEHAPGEGYFYTPTVLTDVPADAAMLSQEIFGPVAPLLAFSDDEEAVAAANDTEYGLVSYLFTENLDRALRLSERLDTGMVGLNKGVVSNPAAPFGGVKHSGLGREGGRMGIDEFLETRYLAVPLG; encoded by the coding sequence GTGGTGGCGGCCGTCCCCGACGGGCTGTTCATCGGCGGCGAGTGGCGGCCGGCCGCGTCCGGTGCCGAGTTCCCCGTCGAGGACCCCTCCCTGGCCCGCACCCTGCGCACCGTCGCGGACGCCGGCGCGGAGGACGCCGAGGCCGCCGCCGAAGCGGCCGGAGCCGCGCAGGAGGCCTGGGCGGCCACCGCCCCGCGCGAGCGCGGCGAGATCCTCCGCCGCGCCTACCAGCTGCTCCTGGACCGCCAGGAGGACCTGGCCCTGCTGATGACCCTGGAGATGGGCAAGCCGCTGGCCGAGGCCCGCGGAGAGGTCGCCTACGCGGCCGAGTTCTTCCGCTGGTTCTCCGAGGAGGCGGTCCGGATCGAGGGCGGCTACCAGACCTCCCCGGACGGCAGGGACCGCTTCATCGTGATGCGCCGCCCGGTCGGCCCGGTGCTGCTGGTCACCCCGTGGAACTTCCCGCTGGCCATGGGCACCCGCAAGATCGGCCCGGCGATCGCGGCCGGCTGCACGATGATCGTCAAGCCGGCCGAGCAGACCCCGCTGACCATGCTGGCGCTGGCCGCGATCATGACCGAGGCGGGCGTCCCGGCCGGCGTCCTCAACGTCCTCACCACCAACCGGCCCGGCGAGGTGGTCGAGCCGCTGCTGCGCGGCGGGGTGATCCGCAAGCTGTCCTTCACCGGCTCCACCGCGATCGGCCGGCTGCTGCTGGAGCAGAGCGCCCAGCAGGTGCTGCGGGTCTCCCTGGAGCTGGGCGGCAACGCGCCCTTCATCGTCTGCGCCGACGCCGACCTGGACAAGGCCGTCGAGGGCGCGATGGCCGCCAAGATGCGCAACATCGGCGAGGCCTGCACGGCCGCCAACCGGCTCTACGTCCACGAGAGCGTGGCCGCCGAGTTCGCCGAGCGGCTGGCCGCCCGGATGGGCGCGCTCACCGTCGGCCGCGGCACCGAGCCCGGCGTGGACGTCGGCCCGCTGATCGACGAGGCCGGCCGGGGCAAGGTCGACGAGCTGGTCTCGGACGCGGTCGGGCGCGGCGCCAAGGTCCTCACCGGCGGCGAACACGCCCCGGGCGAGGGGTACTTCTACACCCCCACGGTGCTCACCGACGTCCCCGCCGACGCGGCCATGCTCAGCCAGGAGATCTTCGGCCCGGTCGCCCCGCTGCTCGCCTTCTCGGACGACGAGGAGGCCGTGGCCGCGGCCAACGACACCGAGTACGGCCTCGTCTCCTACCTCTTCACGGAGAACCTGGACCGGGCGCTGCGGCTCTCCGAGCGCCTGGACACCGGGATGGTCGGCCTCAACAAGGGCGTGGTGTCCAACCCGGCGGCGCCCTTCGGCGGCGTCAAGCACTCCGGCCTCGGCCGGGAGGGCGGCCGGATGGGCATCGACGAGTTCCTGGAGACCCGCTACCTCGCCGTACCGCTCGGCTGA
- a CDS encoding maleate cis-trans isomerase family protein, whose translation MAARVGFLYPGHSAEDDYPRLEAMIGGGVRLTLVHTDIGTDAHRPDELLEMGATHRLKAALGELLRQPQDAVVWACTSASFIYGPEGARRQVEELAEAAGLPVERVSSTSFAFTGAVRALGVRRLAIAATYPEDVAGYFVRFLEAAGSQVVQVSGRGIITAAEVGTLGRDEVLELARSNDHPDAEAILLPDTALHSAAWLDELEEAVGKPVLTANQVTAWEGLRLAGDAAPRPGLGSLFRRSRTPDHPTHAAV comes from the coding sequence ATGGCGGCCCGCGTCGGCTTCCTCTACCCCGGCCACTCCGCCGAGGACGACTACCCCCGGCTGGAGGCCATGATCGGCGGCGGGGTGCGGCTGACCCTCGTCCACACCGACATCGGCACCGACGCCCACCGGCCCGACGAGCTGCTCGAGATGGGCGCCACCCACCGTCTCAAGGCCGCCCTCGGCGAGCTTCTCCGGCAGCCGCAGGACGCCGTCGTCTGGGCCTGCACCAGCGCCAGCTTCATCTACGGCCCGGAGGGCGCCCGCCGCCAGGTCGAGGAGCTGGCCGAGGCCGCCGGGCTGCCCGTCGAGCGGGTCTCCTCCACCTCCTTCGCCTTCACCGGCGCCGTCCGGGCGCTCGGCGTACGGCGGCTGGCGATCGCCGCCACCTACCCCGAGGACGTGGCCGGCTACTTCGTCCGCTTCCTGGAGGCGGCCGGCTCCCAGGTGGTCCAGGTCTCCGGGCGCGGGATCATCACCGCCGCCGAGGTCGGCACCCTGGGCCGCGACGAGGTGCTGGAGCTGGCCCGGTCCAACGACCACCCGGACGCCGAGGCGATCCTCCTCCCGGACACCGCGCTGCACAGCGCGGCCTGGCTGGACGAGCTGGAGGAGGCCGTCGGCAAGCCGGTGCTGACCGCCAACCAGGTCACCGCCTGGGAGGGCCTGCGGCTTGCCGGGGACGCCGCCCCGCGCCCCGGCCTCGGCTCGCTCTTCCGGCGCTCCCGAACCCCCGATCACCCCACCCATGCGGCCGTGTGA
- a CDS encoding DUF3830 family protein translates to MPMDRFIEVSLPKRGVSCTAKLLFDRAPITCQAIWDALPLGGDVYHAKYARNEIYTLVPPFAPQEPPLENPTITPIPGDLCYFTFSDTQLSSSAYGYEAAAEQQGTRAAHAERTTVVDLALFYERNNLLINGDAGWVPGIVWGAITEGLDRMAEAAQDLWRAGALGESLHFKRAD, encoded by the coding sequence ATGCCCATGGACCGTTTCATCGAGGTCTCCCTGCCCAAGCGCGGCGTGAGCTGCACCGCGAAGCTCCTCTTCGACCGGGCGCCGATCACCTGCCAGGCGATCTGGGACGCGCTGCCGCTCGGCGGCGACGTCTACCACGCCAAGTACGCGCGCAACGAGATCTACACCCTGGTACCGCCGTTCGCGCCGCAGGAACCGCCGCTGGAGAACCCCACCATCACGCCGATCCCCGGCGACCTGTGCTACTTCACCTTCTCCGACACCCAGTTGAGCAGCTCCGCCTACGGCTACGAGGCGGCCGCCGAGCAGCAGGGCACCAGGGCCGCGCACGCCGAGCGCACCACCGTGGTCGACCTCGCGCTCTTCTACGAGCGCAACAACCTGCTGATCAACGGCGACGCCGGCTGGGTGCCCGGCATCGTCTGGGGCGCCATCACCGAAGGCCTGGACCGCATGGCCGAAGCCGCCCAGGACCTCTGGCGCGCCGGCGCCCTGGGCGAATCCCTCCACTTCAAGCGCGCCGACTAG
- a CDS encoding FAD-binding and (Fe-S)-binding domain-containing protein: MSAPTAATGSTAGAAGPPRPDVPDAETLAALERALRAAVPRGEVAFGRRRRAEYAQDASTYRQVPSAVVLPADAGELAGALAACHRLGVAVTLRGAGTSIAGQAVGDGVVVDTSRSLNRILEIDPEARTARVEPGLVLDRLQEACKPHGLRFGPDPSTHARCTIGGMIGNNACGTHSVAWGRTADNIVELEVLTYDGERLRLRSRDAEELRKVIDGGGRAGEIHASLRDLRDAHLAMLRTEFGRFRRQVSGYSLEHLLPERGFDLAAALVGTEGTCAVVVSATVRLVPLPARRTLVALGFSDLPAAGDAAQHVLRHQPIACEGLGGDQVAALRRNVPDARPEELLPDGAGWLLCEFGHEDAAPDPEAERKRAEELAEALRRGTGAIDVRLVRDPTEQAALWRIREDSSGLATRAPDGSEAWPGWEDSAVPVERLGDYLRDLERLLAGHGLQGTPYGHFGEGCVHIRIDFDHGTEEGVRNFRSFIRDAAELVSRHGGTLSGEHGDGQARAEFLPVVYSEEAMEAFAAFKSVWDPGNRLNPGILVHPRPVDERLRIRPGHRPTLPMTTTLALAEDDGDLSKALRRCVGVAKCRTASGGVMCPSYRATGDEKDSTRGRARVLYEMVQGEVITDGWRSEEAVEALDLCLSCKGCKSDCPVGVDMASYKSEFLHQHYRGRRRPASHYSLGWLPLWARLAGAAPRLVNRVTRSAGAVSLLKRAGGIAPERPVPAFAERRFRKWFRGRGTAPVPAPAPGSRGKVLLWPDTFTEFMSPEVGRAAVEVLEYAGFEVVLPPDRLCCGLTWHTTGQLDVAKRVLARTLRSVDPYLREGVPLVGLEPSCTSLFRSDATELLPDDPRARRLAEQTVTLAELLDREAADVDFGRLEDVTALTQTHCHQHATLGSRADDRVLARIGVDPGRLDSGCCGLAGNFGFEAGHYEVSVAVGEQALLPALRAAAPDAVVLADGYSCRTQITQLSDRRPRHLAELLRDALRRGAGAAAPDPARLPRK; the protein is encoded by the coding sequence ATGTCAGCACCGACCGCAGCGACCGGATCGACCGCGGGGGCGGCCGGGCCGCCGCGTCCCGACGTGCCGGACGCGGAGACGCTGGCCGCGCTGGAGCGGGCGCTGCGGGCCGCGGTGCCGCGTGGCGAGGTCGCCTTCGGCCGGCGCAGGCGGGCCGAGTACGCCCAGGACGCCTCCACCTACCGGCAGGTGCCGAGCGCCGTCGTACTGCCCGCCGACGCCGGGGAGCTGGCCGGGGCGCTGGCCGCCTGCCACCGGCTCGGCGTCGCGGTCACCCTGCGCGGGGCCGGCACCTCCATCGCCGGGCAGGCGGTCGGCGACGGGGTGGTCGTCGACACCTCGCGCAGCCTCAACCGGATCCTGGAGATCGACCCCGAGGCGCGCACCGCGCGGGTCGAGCCCGGGCTGGTGCTGGACCGGCTGCAGGAGGCCTGCAAGCCGCACGGGCTGCGGTTCGGCCCGGACCCCTCCACCCACGCCCGCTGCACGATCGGCGGGATGATCGGCAACAACGCCTGCGGCACCCACTCGGTGGCCTGGGGCAGGACCGCCGACAACATCGTCGAGCTGGAGGTGCTGACCTACGACGGCGAGCGGCTGCGGCTGCGCTCACGGGACGCCGAGGAGCTGCGGAAGGTGATCGACGGCGGCGGCCGGGCCGGCGAGATCCACGCGTCCCTTCGCGACCTTCGGGACGCCCATCTGGCCATGCTGCGCACCGAGTTCGGGCGCTTCCGCCGCCAGGTCTCCGGCTACAGCCTGGAACATCTGCTGCCGGAGCGCGGCTTCGACCTGGCCGCGGCCCTGGTCGGCACCGAGGGGACCTGCGCGGTGGTGGTCTCGGCGACGGTGCGGCTGGTGCCGCTGCCGGCCCGGCGGACCCTGGTCGCCCTCGGCTTCTCCGATCTGCCGGCGGCCGGCGACGCCGCCCAGCACGTACTGCGCCATCAGCCCATCGCCTGCGAGGGGCTGGGCGGCGACCAGGTCGCCGCGCTCCGGCGGAACGTCCCGGACGCCCGCCCCGAGGAGCTGCTGCCGGACGGCGCCGGCTGGCTGCTCTGCGAGTTCGGCCACGAGGACGCGGCACCCGACCCGGAGGCCGAGCGGAAGCGCGCCGAGGAGCTGGCCGAGGCGCTGCGTCGGGGCACCGGCGCGATCGACGTACGGCTGGTGCGGGACCCTACCGAGCAGGCCGCGCTCTGGCGGATCCGGGAGGACAGTTCCGGGCTGGCCACCCGGGCCCCGGACGGTTCCGAGGCCTGGCCAGGGTGGGAGGACTCGGCCGTACCGGTCGAGCGACTGGGGGACTACCTGCGGGACCTGGAGCGGTTGCTGGCCGGCCACGGGTTGCAGGGCACCCCGTACGGGCACTTCGGCGAGGGCTGCGTCCACATCAGGATCGACTTCGACCACGGTACGGAGGAAGGCGTCCGGAACTTCCGCTCCTTCATCCGGGACGCGGCCGAGCTGGTCTCCCGGCACGGCGGCACCCTCTCCGGGGAGCACGGGGACGGGCAGGCCCGGGCCGAGTTCCTGCCGGTGGTGTACAGCGAGGAGGCGATGGAGGCCTTCGCGGCCTTCAAGTCCGTGTGGGACCCGGGCAATCGGCTCAACCCGGGGATCCTGGTCCATCCGCGTCCGGTGGACGAGCGGCTGCGGATCCGGCCGGGTCACCGGCCGACGCTGCCGATGACCACGACCCTGGCCCTGGCCGAGGACGACGGGGACCTCAGCAAGGCGCTGCGCCGCTGCGTGGGGGTCGCCAAGTGCCGCACGGCCTCGGGCGGGGTGATGTGCCCGAGCTACCGCGCGACCGGGGACGAGAAGGACTCCACCCGGGGGCGGGCCCGGGTGCTGTACGAGATGGTGCAGGGCGAGGTGATCACCGACGGCTGGCGGTCCGAGGAGGCCGTCGAGGCGCTGGACCTCTGCCTCTCCTGCAAGGGCTGCAAGAGCGACTGCCCGGTCGGGGTCGACATGGCCTCGTACAAGTCGGAGTTCCTCCACCAGCACTACCGGGGGCGGCGGAGGCCGGCCTCGCACTACTCGCTGGGCTGGCTGCCGCTGTGGGCCCGGCTGGCGGGGGCGGCACCCCGGCTGGTGAACCGGGTGACGCGGAGCGCGGGGGCGGTGTCGCTGCTGAAGAGGGCGGGCGGGATCGCGCCCGAGCGGCCGGTGCCGGCGTTCGCCGAGCGGCGGTTCCGGAAGTGGTTCCGGGGGCGGGGGACGGCGCCGGTCCCGGCGCCCGCTCCGGGCAGCCGGGGGAAGGTGCTGCTCTGGCCGGACACCTTCACCGAGTTCATGTCGCCCGAGGTGGGACGGGCGGCGGTGGAGGTCCTGGAGTACGCGGGCTTCGAGGTGGTCCTGCCGCCGGACCGGCTGTGCTGCGGGCTGACCTGGCACACCACCGGCCAACTCGACGTCGCCAAGCGGGTGCTGGCGCGGACCCTGCGGTCCGTCGACCCCTACCTGCGGGAGGGGGTGCCGCTGGTCGGCCTGGAGCCGAGCTGCACCTCGCTCTTCCGCAGCGACGCGACGGAGCTGCTGCCGGACGATCCGCGGGCGCGGCGGCTGGCCGAGCAGACGGTGACGCTGGCCGAGCTGCTGGACCGGGAGGCGGCGGACGTCGACTTCGGCCGTCTTGAGGACGTCACGGCGCTGACGCAGACCCACTGCCATCAGCACGCGACCCTGGGCAGCCGGGCGGACGACCGGGTGCTGGCGCGGATCGGTGTGGACCCGGGGCGGCTGGACTCCGGATGCTGCGGGCTGGCGGGCAACTTCGGCTTCGAGGCCGGGCATTACGAGGTGTCCGTGGCGGTGGGGGAGCAGGCGCTGCTGCCGGCGCTGCGGGCGGCCGCGCCGGACGCGGTCGTCCTGGCGGACGGCTACAGCTGCCGCACGCAGATCACGCAGCTGTCGGACCGCCGTCCTCGCCATCTGGCGGAGCTGCTGCGGGACGCGCTGCGGCGGGGCGCCGGGGCTGCCGCCCCGGACCCCGCTCGGCTGCCCCGGAAGTAG
- a CDS encoding aspartate aminotransferase family protein, which yields MSALSPVLKQATPVLAERGEGVYLYEESGRRHLDFTAGIGVTSTGHCHPKVVAAAQEQVGRLVHGQYTTVMHKPLLTLSERLGEVLPAGLDSLFFVNSGSEAVEAAMRLAKQATARPNIVVFQGSFHGRTLAAASMTTSATKFRSGYGPLMPGVAIAPFPHAAHYARYGMDEEAATRFALRELDELLATVSAPADTAAFIVEPVLGEGGYVPANSAFLRGLRERADRHGILLILDEVQTGFGRTGRFWGHDHFDGRPDILVTAKGLASGFPLSAIAAPRALMEKAWPGSQGGTYGGNAVACAAAIATLDVIQEEKLVENAAERGEQLFAGLREVAAAHPAGGRGGIGDVRGLGLMAGTEFTTADGEPDGATAAKVHAAAAERGLLLLTCGPRGEVVRMIPPLVVDAEQIDEGLRLWRESVSAVLG from the coding sequence ATGAGCGCACTCTCCCCCGTCCTCAAGCAGGCCACGCCCGTGCTCGCGGAACGTGGCGAAGGCGTCTACCTGTACGAGGAGTCGGGGCGCCGGCACCTCGACTTCACCGCCGGCATCGGGGTGACCTCGACCGGCCACTGCCACCCCAAGGTGGTCGCGGCCGCCCAGGAGCAGGTCGGCAGGCTGGTGCACGGCCAGTACACGACCGTCATGCACAAGCCGCTGCTGACCCTCAGCGAGCGGCTCGGCGAGGTGCTGCCGGCCGGCCTGGACTCGCTCTTCTTCGTCAACTCCGGCAGCGAGGCCGTGGAGGCCGCGATGCGGCTGGCCAAGCAGGCCACCGCGCGCCCCAACATCGTGGTCTTCCAGGGCTCCTTCCACGGCCGCACGCTGGCCGCCGCGTCGATGACCACCTCGGCCACCAAGTTCCGCTCGGGGTACGGGCCGCTGATGCCGGGGGTGGCGATCGCGCCCTTTCCCCACGCCGCCCACTACGCCCGGTACGGGATGGACGAGGAGGCGGCCACCCGGTTCGCGCTGCGCGAGCTGGACGAGCTGCTGGCCACCGTCAGCGCGCCCGCGGACACCGCCGCCTTCATCGTCGAGCCGGTGCTCGGCGAGGGCGGGTACGTCCCGGCCAACTCGGCCTTCCTCCGCGGGCTGCGGGAGCGGGCCGACCGGCACGGCATCCTGCTGATCCTCGACGAGGTGCAGACCGGCTTCGGGCGGACCGGGCGGTTCTGGGGCCACGACCACTTCGACGGCCGGCCGGACATCCTGGTCACGGCGAAGGGCCTGGCCAGCGGCTTCCCGCTGTCCGCGATCGCCGCCCCCAGGGCCCTGATGGAGAAGGCCTGGCCGGGCTCGCAGGGCGGCACCTACGGGGGCAACGCGGTGGCCTGCGCCGCCGCCATCGCCACCCTGGACGTGATCCAGGAGGAGAAGCTGGTGGAGAACGCCGCCGAGCGGGGCGAGCAGCTCTTCGCCGGGCTGCGCGAGGTCGCCGCCGCCCACCCGGCCGGCGGCCGCGGCGGGATCGGCGACGTCCGGGGCCTGGGCCTGATGGCCGGCACCGAGTTCACCACCGCCGACGGGGAGCCGGACGGGGCCACCGCCGCCAAGGTGCACGCGGCCGCCGCCGAGCGCGGGCTGCTCCTGCTGACCTGCGGGCCGCGGGGCGAGGTGGTCCGGATGATCCCGCCGCTGGTGGTCGACGCCGAGCAGATCGACGAGGGTCTGCGGCTCTGGCGCGAGTCGGTGTCCGCGGTCCTCGGCTGA